One part of the Candidatus Borreliella tachyglossi genome encodes these proteins:
- the smpB gene encoding SsrA-binding protein SmpB: MDVNSLLLENKKARFNYFIEDKISCGIVLKGTEVKSVKLKKISFNDSFATIKKDEIWLENLHIAKYKEGNIFNHEEIRQRKLLITKKEIQRLKKFKEKEGYTLVPISIYLKNSLIKVELGICKGKKLYDKREVLKQKSIKKDLSRELKQYK; encoded by the coding sequence ATAGATGTGAACTCACTATTACTTGAAAACAAAAAAGCAAGATTTAATTACTTTATTGAAGATAAAATAAGCTGTGGAATTGTTTTAAAAGGAACTGAAGTTAAATCTGTTAAGCTAAAAAAAATTTCATTTAATGATAGTTTTGCTACTATTAAAAAGGACGAAATATGGCTTGAAAATTTACATATAGCAAAGTATAAAGAAGGCAATATTTTTAATCACGAAGAAATAAGACAGAGAAAACTTCTCATAACAAAAAAAGAAATACAAAGATTAAAAAAATTTAAAGAAAAAGAAGGTTACACATTGGTTCCTATTTCAATTTACTTGAAAAACTCACTAATAAAAGTAGAACTTGGAATATGCAAAGGTAAAAAATTATATGATAAAAGAGAAGTCTTAAAACAGAAAAGCATAAAAAAAGATTTAAGTCGTGAACTCAAACAGTATAAATAA
- a CDS encoding PEGA domain-containing protein — translation MKENDNIDLNDEAFKVKLKPILGIVPKAYVLFITAILISSLLFIFIINPKLKNPGAYLKIRTNINNAHVYLDEKYIGVTPLDTYAHATKGTLRIQRLGFESYEETIEIQNRFFTSYKFNINLNLRDPDKIIAQRQKELSVMTRIKNVNDNIKLIPIFSLISNDLKDSKEHIKKFFKDSIPYLNSNEMFKDFLIAYKNVYLIDTFNDKETWESLQQNFNLENRAIIWFVKNLGKEEQKQLSNETWFTTIIEKLKNENKIVTFKNKIINLNLANFKKVASNNIESIQNYKLHSQDLTLKTTYKLKEFLIQNKNISKAEYQEFLNENPKWTIYNRDNLIKEELVDENYLKGFKQMPANEDITDISYHAALEYAKWYSLKLPKGFKARLPISQEWELYQKEESNSVSNLTINEISKKVGFWNLMQNSTFNDILLSRKDNSIYSQNSNFNSLITEIRTYNHNNNTLLKPSTKASFLKHWSAPNIGFRLVVEQE, via the coding sequence ATGAAAGAAAATGATAATATTGACCTTAATGATGAGGCATTTAAAGTAAAATTAAAGCCAATCTTAGGAATAGTTCCAAAAGCTTATGTTTTATTTATAACAGCTATTCTAATTTCATCGCTACTATTTATTTTTATTATAAACCCTAAACTAAAAAACCCTGGAGCTTATTTAAAAATAAGAACTAACATTAATAATGCACATGTTTACTTAGATGAAAAATACATTGGAGTTACTCCATTAGATACATACGCGCATGCTACCAAAGGAACCTTAAGGATTCAAAGGCTTGGATTTGAGTCTTATGAAGAAACAATTGAGATACAAAATAGATTTTTTACAAGCTATAAATTTAATATTAATTTAAACTTAAGAGATCCTGATAAAATTATCGCTCAAAGACAAAAAGAACTCTCAGTTATGACAAGGATTAAAAATGTTAACGACAACATAAAGCTAATTCCTATATTTTCATTAATTTCAAACGATTTAAAAGACAGTAAAGAACATATAAAAAAATTTTTTAAAGATTCTATTCCATATCTAAATTCAAATGAAATGTTTAAAGATTTTTTAATTGCATATAAAAATGTCTACTTAATAGACACTTTTAACGATAAAGAAACATGGGAATCTTTACAACAAAACTTTAATCTAGAAAACAGAGCAATCATTTGGTTTGTTAAAAACTTAGGCAAAGAAGAACAAAAACAATTATCTAATGAAACATGGTTTACAACAATAATAGAAAAATTAAAAAATGAAAATAAAATAGTAACATTTAAAAATAAAATCATAAATTTGAATTTAGCGAACTTTAAAAAGGTAGCATCAAATAATATCGAAAGTATCCAAAACTATAAATTACACTCACAAGATCTTACACTCAAGACTACATATAAACTAAAAGAGTTTTTAATACAGAACAAGAACATTAGTAAAGCCGAATATCAGGAATTCTTAAATGAAAACCCAAAGTGGACAATATACAATAGAGATAATCTAATAAAAGAAGAACTTGTAGATGAAAATTATCTTAAAGGCTTTAAACAAATGCCTGCAAATGAAGATATCACTGATATATCTTACCATGCAGCGTTAGAATATGCTAAATGGTATTCTTTAAAACTACCAAAAGGATTTAAAGCAAGACTTCCGATATCTCAAGAATGGGAATTGTATCAAAAAGAAGAATCAAACTCGGTAAGCAACTTAACTATTAATGAAATATCCAAAAAAGTTGGGTTTTGGAATCTAATGCAAAATTCAACCTTTAATGACATCCTATTATCTAGAAAGGACAACAGTATATATTCTCAAAATTCAAACTTCAACTCGCTAATTACCGAAATTAGAACATATAACCATAATAACAACACACTACTTAAGCCTTCAACAAAAGCTTCATTCTTAAAACACTGGAGTGCACCAAACATTGGGTTTAGACTAGTTGTTGAACAGGAATAG
- the lepB gene encoding signal peptidase I: MYLGKLDKLANFLVESIERYLTYRKRKKYFGKLKAKRQGFILNFLFDFLAAAIFVLCINQYFLQAYKIPSGSMEDTLKIGDFLFVDKFSYGPELLPGMGKIYGIKEPSESDIVIFENPEYRSKGPFFDILQRILYMLTLSFIDLDRDENGNPSVRFLVKRALFADGKIVRFRNGKIFVKKEGEENFVEEDSYKVSLGYDFNTKKIIEDGDYKVYTNLAMFIALNQLNVGLENIPDFSFFDVRIVDRFEVERLEYRYLTAFMPYVDYYIEKAIMRDYGIYVPYGYVLPIGDNRDNSHDGRFFGVIDKNKILGRTLFLYFPFSRIGFI; the protein is encoded by the coding sequence ATGTATTTAGGAAAATTAGATAAATTAGCGAACTTTTTAGTAGAGTCTATTGAAAGATATTTAACTTATAGGAAAAGAAAAAAGTATTTTGGGAAGTTGAAAGCTAAGAGACAAGGTTTTATACTAAACTTTTTATTTGATTTTTTAGCGGCTGCGATTTTTGTTTTGTGTATTAATCAGTATTTTTTACAAGCTTACAAGATTCCATCGGGATCGATGGAAGATACCCTGAAAATTGGGGACTTTTTATTTGTGGACAAATTTTCTTATGGGCCTGAACTTTTGCCGGGAATGGGCAAAATTTATGGAATAAAAGAGCCAAGTGAGTCAGATATTGTTATTTTTGAAAATCCAGAATATAGATCAAAGGGGCCTTTTTTTGATATTTTGCAGAGAATACTTTATATGTTGACTTTATCCTTTATTGATCTTGATAGAGATGAAAATGGAAATCCTAGTGTGAGATTTCTTGTAAAGAGAGCGTTATTTGCAGATGGCAAGATTGTAAGATTTCGAAATGGAAAGATTTTTGTTAAGAAGGAAGGCGAGGAAAATTTTGTAGAAGAAGATTCTTATAAAGTTTCATTAGGATATGATTTTAACACTAAGAAAATTATAGAGGATGGGGATTATAAGGTTTATACTAATCTTGCTATGTTTATTGCGTTAAATCAATTAAATGTGGGTCTAGAAAATATTCCTGATTTTTCGTTTTTTGATGTCAGAATTGTTGATAGATTTGAAGTTGAAAGGTTAGAGTATCGTTATTTGACAGCTTTCATGCCATATGTTGATTATTATATAGAAAAGGCAATAATGAGAGATTATGGGATATATGTTCCTTATGGTTATGTATTGCCTATTGGGGATAATAGAGATAATTCTCATGATGGTAGATTTTTTGGAGTCATAGATAAAAATAAGATTCTTGGTAGAACGTTGTTCTTGTATTTTCCTTTCTCTAGGATAGGTTTTATTTAA
- a CDS encoding P13 family porin — MKSVLILALIFFCAFTSFAQSHDTRDSSNTVEKLLVYEASKKEPLIPFLLNLILGFGIGSLAQGDIIGGLLVLGFDAAGIGLLAYGISSVGGISEFKTKNDMELPVLAISLITLGGLTLAVTRVVEIILPFTHAANYNKRLKQTLGIAFGGFQPTFNVNMNEGVRPGFGISFTKTY; from the coding sequence ATGAAGAGTGTGTTAATTTTGGCTTTGATTTTTTTCTGTGCCTTTACTAGTTTTGCTCAGAGTCATGATACAAGAGACAGTAGCAATACGGTGGAGAAGTTATTAGTTTATGAAGCTTCTAAGAAAGAGCCTTTAATTCCTTTTTTATTGAATCTTATTTTGGGATTTGGAATAGGATCTTTAGCTCAGGGGGATATTATTGGTGGGTTACTTGTTTTGGGATTTGATGCTGCTGGTATTGGTTTGTTGGCTTATGGTATTTCTTCTGTTGGCGGTATTTCTGAATTTAAAACCAAGAATGATATGGAGTTGCCAGTGCTTGCTATTTCTTTAATTACGTTGGGGGGGTTGACTCTTGCTGTAACAAGAGTCGTTGAAATTATTTTGCCCTTTACGCATGCAGCTAATTATAATAAGAGACTTAAGCAAACTTTAGGAATTGCTTTTGGAGGATTTCAACCTACCTTTAATGTTAATATGAATGAAGGTGTAAGGCCTGGATTTGGGATTTCTTTTACTAAGACTTATTGA
- a CDS encoding DUF188 domain-containing protein, whose protein sequence is MLNKIFIDADSCNLKIIKFLQNFVLDRDVELILVSNKYLNLERSKNSVFKVVDNVDSFILELVDRNSIVVTRDIFFVKNILDLEIKVMNDEGQVFNTNNISYLYFRSKINSNLDLKVKKYFNWESSKARYSNFATNFHRLFFS, encoded by the coding sequence TTGTTAAATAAGATTTTTATTGATGCGGATTCTTGTAATTTAAAGATAATAAAATTTTTACAAAATTTTGTGCTAGATAGAGATGTGGAGCTTATTTTAGTTTCAAATAAATATTTAAATTTAGAGAGATCAAAAAATTCTGTTTTTAAGGTTGTAGATAATGTTGATTCTTTTATTTTGGAGCTAGTTGATAGGAATAGTATTGTAGTTACAAGGGATATATTCTTTGTGAAGAATATATTAGATTTGGAAATTAAAGTTATGAATGATGAGGGCCAGGTTTTTAATACCAATAATATAAGTTATTTGTACTTTAGATCTAAAATTAATAGTAATTTAGATCTAAAAGTTAAAAAGTATTTTAATTGGGAGTCAAGCAAAGCTAGATATTCAAATTTTGCAACGAATTTTCATCGTCTATTCTTTAGTTAG
- the lepB gene encoding signal peptidase I, with amino-acid sequence MAAYLTFEQRLLRKQRQKNILNFVLLFLILNYVFTKFVLQVFTFQGDEMMPLVKRNNSLIFTSRYMRSFFMSLRVNDIVLYEDLNLSINFVLNFFKDLFLLNKIFNIKNYKISKIVATQGDVVYVRGFDVLVYRRDTNSFYLNGNFKDGYRLNDFFNSNEVIKCFTLKKNEFFLLNENLKILNDSRVFGPVKKDYILACLMLKIMDYKIVK; translated from the coding sequence ATGGCAGCTTATTTAACTTTTGAACAAAGACTTTTAAGAAAGCAGAGACAGAAAAATATTCTCAATTTTGTTCTGTTATTTTTAATATTAAATTATGTTTTTACAAAATTTGTTTTACAGGTTTTTACTTTTCAAGGTGATGAGATGATGCCTTTAGTAAAAAGAAACAATAGTTTAATTTTTACTTCAAGGTATATGAGATCTTTTTTTATGTCTTTAAGGGTGAATGATATTGTACTTTATGAAGATTTAAACTTAAGTATCAATTTTGTCCTAAATTTTTTCAAAGATTTGTTTCTTTTAAATAAAATTTTTAATATAAAAAATTATAAAATTTCAAAAATAGTCGCTACTCAGGGGGATGTCGTTTATGTTAGGGGTTTTGATGTTTTGGTGTATAGAAGGGATACTAATTCTTTTTATTTGAATGGTAATTTTAAGGATGGTTATAGATTAAATGATTTTTTTAACTCTAATGAAGTAATTAAATGTTTTACTTTAAAAAAAAATGAGTTCTTCTTATTGAATGAAAATTTGAAAATTTTAAATGATTCTAGAGTATTTGGCCCTGTTAAGAAAGATTATATTTTGGCTTGCTTAATGTTAAAGATAATGGATTATAAGATTGTTAAATAA
- a CDS encoding DNA topoisomerase IV subunit A: MDIRTLLKDNFLQYSSYVIKDRAIASVIDGFKPVQRRIIHSLFEMHDSNFHKVANVVGNTMKYHPHGDTSIYEALVNMANKDLFIEKQGNFGNLLTGDPASASRYIECRLTPLAFDVLYSKEITAYEPSYDGRNDEPLIFPAKIPVVLIQGSEGIAVGMAAKILPHNFNEILNAVRSELLGEPYELYPDFPTGGIVDVNEYSDGNGKVLVRAKIEATDDNKAILIKELPFGETTESLISSIEKAIRKNYIKVSSINDFTTENVEIELTLPRGVYASQVIEKLYHYTNCQVSISANLLLLSDRYPVIYTITDIIKFHAEHLQKILKMELELQRNKILEKIFYKTLEQIFIEKRIYKILETISKESDIASIILGKILKYGDSFSREVVLDDIESLLKIPIRKISIFDIDKNNKDIRILNKELKSVESNIGAIRGYSINFIDILLSKYSKVYNRKTEISLIKSKNVREIATKNMKVYLNLKAGFVGTSLIDGEFIGNASYYDKILIFKKNCYILKNIEDKTFIDKNNIGVLVYDINNSKEQVFSIIYLNKSENFYYVKRFKIDKFITDKVYEFLNDGDEFVDFALNPEFVEFFTSKDIIKLVNIDDFMIKSRVSIGKRISNSKLKKVKFK; this comes from the coding sequence ATGGATATTAGAACATTACTTAAAGATAATTTCTTGCAATACTCATCTTATGTCATTAAGGATCGTGCTATTGCTAGTGTTATTGATGGATTTAAGCCTGTGCAAAGACGAATTATACATTCTCTTTTTGAGATGCATGATAGTAATTTTCATAAGGTGGCAAATGTTGTTGGGAATACGATGAAGTATCATCCTCATGGAGATACTTCAATCTATGAAGCACTTGTTAATATGGCAAATAAGGATTTATTTATTGAGAAACAAGGGAATTTTGGTAATCTTTTAACAGGTGACCCTGCTTCTGCATCTCGTTATATTGAGTGTCGATTGACTCCACTAGCATTTGATGTACTTTATAGTAAGGAAATAACAGCTTATGAACCTTCTTATGATGGTCGTAATGATGAACCTTTGATTTTTCCTGCAAAGATTCCTGTAGTACTTATTCAGGGGAGTGAGGGGATTGCTGTTGGTATGGCTGCAAAAATTCTTCCACATAACTTTAATGAAATTTTGAATGCTGTAAGGAGCGAGTTACTGGGTGAGCCCTATGAGCTTTATCCTGATTTTCCAACGGGTGGGATAGTTGATGTTAATGAGTATTCGGATGGGAATGGAAAAGTATTGGTTCGTGCAAAAATTGAGGCTACAGATGATAATAAGGCCATTTTAATAAAAGAGTTGCCATTTGGAGAGACTACTGAGAGTTTAATATCTTCAATTGAAAAAGCTATTCGGAAAAATTATATTAAAGTGTCAAGTATTAACGATTTTACTACTGAGAATGTGGAAATTGAGTTAACTCTTCCTAGAGGGGTTTATGCAAGCCAAGTTATTGAAAAGTTATATCATTATACAAATTGTCAAGTATCTATCTCTGCTAATTTGCTTTTACTGAGTGATAGATATCCTGTTATTTATACTATTACAGATATTATCAAGTTTCACGCAGAGCATTTGCAAAAAATTTTGAAAATGGAGCTTGAGCTGCAAAGAAATAAAATACTTGAAAAAATATTTTATAAAACTTTAGAACAAATATTTATTGAAAAGAGAATTTATAAGATCCTTGAGACTATTTCTAAAGAATCTGATATTGCTAGTATTATATTGGGTAAAATTTTAAAGTATGGAGATAGTTTTTCTAGAGAGGTTGTTTTGGATGATATTGAGAGTTTACTTAAAATTCCTATTAGGAAGATAAGTATTTTTGATATTGATAAGAATAATAAGGACATTAGAATCCTCAATAAAGAATTAAAAAGCGTAGAGAGTAATATTGGCGCAATTAGGGGGTATTCAATAAATTTTATTGATATACTTCTTTCAAAATATTCTAAAGTTTATAATAGAAAGACAGAAATATCTCTTATTAAGTCAAAGAATGTTCGAGAAATAGCTACTAAGAATATGAAGGTTTATTTGAATTTAAAGGCAGGTTTTGTGGGAACTAGTCTTATTGACGGTGAATTTATTGGTAATGCTAGCTATTATGATAAAATACTTATTTTTAAAAAAAATTGTTATATTTTAAAAAATATTGAGGATAAAACCTTCATCGATAAGAACAATATAGGTGTTTTAGTTTATGATATAAATAATTCAAAAGAGCAGGTATTTTCCATAATTTACCTTAATAAGTCTGAAAATTTTTATTATGTTAAGAGATTTAAGATAGATAAGTTTATTACAGATAAGGTTTATGAATTTTTGAATGATGGAGATGAATTTGTAGATTTTGCTTTAAATCCAGAATTTGTTGAATTCTTCACTAGTAAAGATATTATTAAATTAGTTAATATTGATGATTTCATGATCAAGTCAAGAGTATCTATTGGTAAAAGAATTTCAAATAGTAAACTTAAAAAGGTTAAATTTAAATAG